A single genomic interval of Acidimicrobiales bacterium harbors:
- a CDS encoding FAD/NAD(P)-binding protein: protein MSEPRPTSTASAMPVADPMVPTPYEVVGRRQEGVDTVTLTLAPTGSALPTARPGQFFMLWAPGVGEVPISLGGTGSDGTIEETIRVVGAVSRALVGTAVGGTIGVRGPFGTAWDLEAASGRHVLFVAGGVGLVPLRPSIAEAVARADEFLGIGVVVGARTPADLLFGDLLADWGRSGVQVVTTVDRGDRAWHGHIGVVTEVLDLVDLDPAATTALVCGPEVMMRFTAQALEGLGVELSDVQLSLERNMKCAVGHCGHCQLGGGFVCLDGPVVSADRAAPLLRVRER, encoded by the coding sequence ATGTCTGAGCCCCGCCCCACCTCGACGGCGTCGGCCATGCCCGTGGCCGACCCCATGGTCCCCACGCCCTACGAGGTCGTGGGCCGACGCCAGGAAGGGGTGGACACCGTCACCCTGACCCTCGCCCCGACGGGGTCGGCCCTGCCGACGGCCCGGCCCGGCCAGTTCTTCATGCTCTGGGCGCCGGGGGTCGGCGAGGTGCCGATCTCCCTCGGCGGGACGGGGAGCGACGGCACCATCGAGGAGACCATCCGGGTGGTCGGGGCCGTGAGCCGGGCGCTCGTGGGCACCGCCGTCGGCGGCACCATCGGGGTGCGGGGGCCGTTCGGGACGGCCTGGGACCTCGAGGCCGCCAGCGGCCGGCACGTGCTGTTCGTGGCCGGTGGCGTCGGCCTCGTCCCGCTGCGGCCCTCCATCGCGGAGGCGGTCGCCCGGGCCGATGAATTCCTCGGCATCGGCGTCGTCGTCGGGGCGCGCACGCCGGCCGACCTGCTCTTCGGCGATCTGCTCGCCGACTGGGGTCGCTCCGGCGTCCAGGTGGTGACCACCGTCGACCGGGGCGACCGGGCGTGGCACGGCCACATCGGCGTGGTGACCGAGGTGCTCGACCTGGTCGATCTCGACCCTGCCGCGACCACCGCCCTCGTGTGCGGGCCGGAGGTGATGATGCGCTTCACGGCGCAGGCGCTCGAAGGTCTCGGCGTCGAGCTCTCGGACGTCCAGCTCTCGCTCGAACGCAACATGAAGTGCGCGGTGGGCCACTGCGGCCACTGCCAGCTCGGAGGTGGTTTCGTGTGCCTCGACGGTCCCGTCGTCAGCGCCGACCGGGCGGCGCCCCTGCTCCGGGTGCGAGAGCGATGA